A window of the Lolium perenne isolate Kyuss_39 chromosome 7, Kyuss_2.0, whole genome shotgun sequence genome harbors these coding sequences:
- the LOC127317736 gene encoding uncharacterized protein, translated as MADTTGGGGGAGGGIGREAGRRTIGLLASAAKRKDGFVQLLLMSGILMISLRSLSQKHRVRDLGHDAAELGREGELISLRMRELQDALHREAGADESGALASHLRRIFAAHPPTPKAAATADHH; from the coding sequence ATGGCGGacaccaccggcggcggcggcggggctggcGGCGGCATAGGGCGCGAGGCCGGTCGCCGCACGATAGGTCTGCTGGCGAGCGCGGCGAAGCGGAAGGACGGGTTCGTGCAGCTGCTCCTGATGTCGGGCATCCTCATGATCAGCCTGCGGTCCCTCAGCCAGAAGCACCGTGTCCGCGACCTCGGCCACGACGCCGCCGAGCTCGGCCGCGAGGGGGAGCTCATCTCCCTCCGCATGCGCGAGCTCCAGGACGCGCTCCACCGCGAGGCCGGCGCCGACGAGTCCGGCGCGCTCGCCTCACACCTCCGCCGCATCTTCGCCGCTCACCCTCCCACCCCCaaggccgccgccaccgccgaccaccactag